In Gambusia affinis linkage group LG08, SWU_Gaff_1.0, whole genome shotgun sequence, a single window of DNA contains:
- the lrrc4.2 gene encoding leucine-rich repeat-containing protein 4.2 codes for MSPLAQVNVQSTWNTALLAVVSLMVPALSMCQSTGPELGSTIPLNCPGVCSCTNQLSKVVCTRRGLIRVPPNIPANTRYLNLMENSIETIQADTFRHLHHLEVLQLGRNAIRQIEVGAFNGLTSLNTLELFDNRLTVIPSGAFEYLSKLRELWLRNNPIESIPSYAFNRVPSLMRLDLGELRKLEYISEGAFEGLHNLKYLNLGMCSLREFPNLSPLLGLEELEISENVFPELKPGAFRGLKNLRKLWIMNSAITIIERNAFDDITALVELNLAHNNLSSLPHNLFIPLQYLVELHLHHNPWRCDCDVVWLSWWLRENIPTNSTCCGRCHTPVQMRGRYLVEVDQTTFQCSAPVILDAPRDLNISAARVAEMKCRTAAMSSVRWLLPNGTVLTHSSAHPRISVLNDGTLNFSNVLPSDTGVYTCMVSNMAGNSNASAYLNVSNAELNTSNLSYFTTVTVEVLEPTVEETPKPKPTLPASPSVFQPVFISTPTVLFQNTQTPRQVSIPTARVPSGPPASLDEMMKTTKIIIGCFVAVTLLAAAMLIAFYKLRKRHQQRSTVAAARTIEIIQMEEEVPPVPPPTSGSSGSDETGLVLPTLVEHNSNTFKPGYVSSSSSSRQGSYGAHWTQNNSLHRSVRQHHSHISIIADPYVIMTSHGKEKVQETQI; via the coding sequence ATGAGTCCGTTGGCCCAGGTTAATGTGCAGTCTACCTGGAACACAGCCCTGCTAGCCGTGGTTTCCCTCATGGTGCCTGCTCTCAGTATGTGCCAGTCCACAGGGCCGGAGTTGGGCTCAACAATTCCACTGAACTGTCCAGGTGTTTGCTCCTGCACTAACCAGCTCAGTAAGGTGGTGTGCACCCGCAGAGGCCTGATCAGGGTTCCTCCGAACATCCCAGCCAACACCAGGTACCTGAACCTGATGGAGAACAGCATAGAGACCATACAAGCAGATACCTTCCGACATTTGCATCATCTGGAGGTGTTGCAATTGGGCAGAAATGCAATCAGGCAGATTGAAGTTGGGGCTTTTAATGGTTTGACTAGCCTCAATACTCTGGAGTTGTTTGACAACAGACTAACAGTCATACCAAGTGGAGCTTTTGAGTATCTTTCAAAATTGAGAGAGCTGTGGCTCAGAAACAATCCAATTGAGAGCATTCCCTCTTATGCCTTTAACAGAGTTCCCTCACTCATGAGACTAGACTTGGGAGAGTTGAGGAAGTTGGAGTACATCTCTGAAGGGGCTTTTGAGGGCCTTCATAACCTCAAGTACCTGAATTTAGGGATGTGCAGTTTGAGGGAGTTTCCCAATTTGTCACCTCTCTTGGGACTGGAGGAGTTGgagatttctgaaaatgttttcccagAGCTAAAGCCCGGGGCCTTCCGTGGGCTGAAGAATTTGCGTAAACTTTGGATTATGAACTCTGCCATTACCATCATTGAGAGGAATGCATTTGATGACATCACTGCTTTGGTGGAGTTGAATCTAGCCCATAATAATTTATCATCCCTTCCCCATAACCTGTTCATCCCTCTACAGTACCTGGTGGAGCTACATCTACACCATAACCCTTGGCGCTGTGATTGTGATGTAGTTTGGCTTTCCTGGTGGCTCAGAGAAAATATTCCCACAAATTCCACCTGTTGTGGACGCTGCCACACTCCAGTCCAGATGAGAGGAAGATACTTAGTGGAAGTTGATCAAACAACGTTTCAGTGTTCAGCACCAGTCATACTCGATGCTCCAAGAGAtctgaacatttctgctgcaaGGGTGGCGGAAATGAAGTGTCGTACAGCAGCAATGAGCTCGGTCCGATGGCTTCTCCCCAATGGGACTGTGTTAACCCATAGCTCTGCTCATCCAAGGATATCTGTTCTCAATGATGGGACACTCAACTTTTCCAATGTTCTCCCTTCAGACACGGGAGTCTACACTTGCATGGTGAGCAACATGGCAGGCAATTCCAATGCCTCTGCCTATCTCAATGTCAGCAATGCTGAACTTAACACTTCTAATCTATCCTACTTTACAACTGTCACAGTGGAAGTGTTAGAGCCCACAGTGGAGGAGACCCCTAAGCCCAAGCCCACTTTACCCGCTTCACCCTCTGTTTTTCAACCTGTGTTCATCTCCACACCAACTGTGCTGTTCCAAAATACTCAAACTCCAAGGCAGGTATCAATTCCTACAGCCAGAGTCCCTAGTGGGCCACCTGCCAGTCTGGATGAGAtgatgaaaaccacaaaaatcatCATTGGCTGTTTTGTAGCTGTTACATTGCTGGCAGCTGCCATGTTGATAGCATTCTATAAACTGCGTAAGAGGCATCAGCAGAGAAGTACTGTGGCTGCAGCCAGGACAATAGAAATCATACAAATGGAGGAAGAGGTTCCACCTGTTCCACCACCTACATCCGGATCTAGTGGCTCTGACGAAACAGGTTTGGTACTGCCAACATTAGTGGAACATAACAGCAACACATTTAAACCTGGATATGTgtcatcttcctcttcatccCGTCAAGGGAGCTATGGGGCTCACTGGACCCAGAACAATTCTCTCCATCGCTCAGTCAGACAGCACCACAGCCACATCAGCATCATTGCTGATCCCTATGTCATAATGACCTCACACGGCAAGGAGAAAGTTCAAGAGACCCAAATCTGA